The following are encoded together in the Glycine soja cultivar W05 chromosome 5, ASM419377v2, whole genome shotgun sequence genome:
- the LOC114413666 gene encoding E3 ubiquitin protein ligase RIE1-like gives MSSPNSVPQSHAPLLLPRPDAAARLPILALLLGRRGHSAVVRETAARELEERRADWTYSKPVVALDMTWNMAFVLVSAVMLACTVKENPNTPIRWWICGYALQCLVHVALVWLEYRRRNDAPRDEESAASLQYDDVNDSDEDDVGTSGSSSSSGFTKRCASLNTMISLLWWMVGFYWVVSGGDILLQDAPRLYWLSVVFLAFDVFFAIFCVVLACLIGIALCCCLPCIIAILYAVAGQEGASESDLSILPKYRFQLLSNEETPGEGGGSMIPMETSNGYSVNERTLSPEDAECCICISSYEDGAELHVLPCNHHFHSTCIVKWLKMNATCPLCKYNILKGNEQV, from the exons ATGTCATCCCCAAACTCCGTCCCTCAGTCCCACGCGCCGCTCCTTCTCCCGCGCCCCGATGCCGCCGCCCGCCTCCCCATCCTAGCGCTCCTCCTCGGCCGCCGCGGCCACTCCGCCGTGGTCCGGGAGACGGCGGCGCGTGAGCTGGAGGAGCGCCGCGCCGACTGGACCTACTCGAAGCCGGTGGTGGCGCTCGACATGACGTGGAACATGGCATTCGTGCTGGTCTCGGCGGTGATGCTCGCCTGCACCGTCAAGGAGAACCCCAACACGCCGATCCGCTGGTGGATCTGCGGCTACGCGCTGCAGTGCCTCGTCCACGTGGCCCTCGTGTGGCTCGAGTACCGCAGGAGGAACGACGCTCCCAGGGACGAGGAATCTGCTGCCAGCCTCCAATACGACGACGTCAACGATAGCGACGAGGACGATGTTGGAACCTCCGGGAGTTCCTCTTCCTCCGG ATTCACAAAACGATGTGCGTCATTGAATACCATGATTTCATTACTTTGGTGGATGGTGGGCTTTTATTGGGTTGTCTCTGGTGGTGATATTCTGCTGCAAGATGCTCCACGTTTATACTG GTTGTCTGTTGTCTTTTTGGCATTTGATGTCTTCTTTGCTATCTTTTGTGTTGTTTTGGCATGCTTGATTGGAATTGCCCTCTGTTGTTGTTTGCCCTGTATTATTGCTATTCTCTATGCTGTTGCAGGACAG GAGGGTGCATCAGAATCAGATCTCAGTATACTTCCAAAATACAGATTTCAATTGTTAAGCAATGAGGAAACACCTGGTGAGGGAGGAGGATCAATGATTCCTATGGAGACCAGCAACGGTTATTCGGTGAATGAACGAACACTTTCACCAGAGGATGCA gAATGCTGTATATGCATCTCTTCTTATGAGGATGGAGCTGAACTTCATGTTCTTCCTTGTAACCATCATTTCCATTCTACATGCATAGTGAAATGGTTAAAGATGAATGCAACTTGTCCTCTTTGCAAGTATAATATTCTCAAGGGAAATGAACAGGTGTGA
- the LOC114413667 gene encoding 40S ribosomal protein S2-4-like, with protein sequence MAERGGGDRAGFGRGFGGRGRGGDRGRGRRRAGGRRDEEEKWVPVTKLGRLVKEGKIRSLEQIYLHSLPIKEHQIIDTLVGPTLKDEVMKIMPVQKQTRAGQRTRFKAFVVVGDNNGHVGLGVKCSKEVATAIRGAIILAKLSVIPVRRGYWGNKIGKPHTVPCKVTGKCGSVTVRMVPAPRGSGIVAARVPKKVLQFAGIDDVFTSSRGSTKTLGNFVKATFDCLLKTYGFLTPEFWKETRFSKSPFQEYTDLLAKPTGKALILEEERVEA encoded by the exons atggccgaacgTGGAGGCGGAGACCGTGCCGGTTTCGGTCGCGGCTTTGGCGGTCGTGGACGCGGCGGCGACAGGGGACGAGGGCGGCGCAGGGCAGGAGGGCGCCGCGACGAGGAGGAGAAGTGGGTCCCAGTGACGAAGCTGGGGCGCCTGGTGAAGGAGGGGAAAATTCGGAGCCTGGAGCAGATCTACCTACACTCGCTCCCAATCAAGGAGCACCAAATCATTGACACCCTCGTGGGGCCCACCCTGAAGGACGAGGTGATGAAGATCATGCCCGTCCAGAAGCAGACCCGCGCCGGTCAGCGAACCCGCTTCAAGGCCTTCGTGGTGGTCGGCGACAACAACGGCCACGTCGGTCTCGGAGTGAAGTGCAGCAAGGAAGTCGCCACCGCCATACGCGGCGCCATCATTCTCGCAAAGCTCTCTGTTATTCCTGTGAGGAGAGGCTATTGGGGTAACAAGATCGGAAAGCCCCACACCGTTCCCTGCAAGGTTACCGGAAAGTGTGGCTCCGTCACCGTCCGCATGGTCCCCGCCCCTCGTGGGTCCGGAATCGTCGCCGCTAGGGTCCCCAAGAAGGTCTTGCAGTTCGCTGGAATCGATGACGTCTTCACTTCCTCCAGGGGTTCCACCAAAACCCTCGGAAATTTCGTCAAG GCTACTTTTGACTGTTTGCTGAAAACCTACGGTTTTCTAACACCTGAATTCTGGAAGGAGACTCGGTTCTCCAAATCACCATTCCAAGAGTACACTGATCTATTGGCAAAGCCAACAGGGAAGGCCCTTATCCTCGAGGAGGAAAGGGTGGAGGCTTGA
- the LOC114413668 gene encoding microtubule-associated protein 70-2-like has product MAEVSGEGVAEATVSTPAPPLAVSGSFKEGKSSSRRRAHSMRPSLDADEFMNLLHGSDPVKVELNRLENEVRDKDRELSEAQAEIKALRLSERLREKAVEELTEELSRVEGKLKLTESLLESKNLEIKKINDEKKASMAAQFAAEATLRRVHAAQKDDDMPPIEAILAPLEAELKLARQEIAKLQDDNKALDRLTKSKEAALIEAEKTVQIALAKASMVDDLQNKNQELIKQIEICQEENKILDKMHRLKVAEVEKLTQTVRELEEAVLAGGAAANAVRDYQRKVQEMNEERKTLDRELARAKVTANRVAVVVANEWKDANDKVMPVKQWLEERRFLQGEMQQLRDKLAITERTAKSEAQLKEKYQLRLKVLQDSLRETSNSINRGTSEGRCVSNGPSRRQSLGGSDNISKLASNGFLKRSPSTQIRSSVSSSTVLKHAKGTSKSFDGGTRSLERSKILLNGKPPSYSFNQSSEGTKDGEENDKWKGNSDDKPNDLPTVDTEDSVPGVLYDLLQKEVLALRKAGHEKDQSLKDKDDAIEMLAKKVDTLTKAMEVEAKKMRREVASMEKEVAAMRVEKEQESRAKRFSNVKGTVNSAQHQLVSGRNVARGGLTRSTQ; this is encoded by the exons ATGGCGGAGGTTTCCGGCGAGGGAGTAGCGGAGGCGACGGTGTCCACGCCGGCGCCGCCGTTGGCGGTGTCTGGATCTTTCAAGGAAGGGAAGAGCTCTTCGCGGAGGCGCGCGCATTCGATGAGGCCGAGCCTCGACGCGGACGAGTTCATGAACCTGTTGCACGGTTCGGATCCGGTGAAGGTGGAGCTTAATCGCTTGGAGAATGAAGTGAGAG ATAAGGACAGAGAATTATCAGAAGCGCAGGCAGAGATCAAAGCCTTGAGGCTCTCCGAACGACTCAGAGAAAAGGCCGTTGAAGAG CTTACTGAAGAATTGTCAAGGGTTGAGGGGAAGCTGAAATTAACAGAATCTCTTCTAGAAAGCAAA AATcttgaaataaagaaaatcaatgatgaaaaaaaagCATCGATGGCAGCTCAGTTTGCAGCTGAAGCCACTCTTCGAAGGGTCCATGCTGCTCAGAAGGACGATGACATGCCTCCTATAGAGGCCATTCTTGCTCCTCTGGAGGCTGAACTTAAGCTTGCACGGCAAGAG ATTGCTAAACTTCAAGATGATAACAAAGCTTTAGATCGTCTTACCAAATCTAAAGAAGCAGCACTTATTGAAGCTGAGAAGACTGTACAGATTGCCTTGGCTAAAGCCTCCATGGTGGATGATctccaaaataaaaatcaagagctAATTAAACAGATTGAGATTTGCCAG gaagaaaataaaattttggacAAAATGCATAGACTGAAGGTGGCAGAGGTTGAAAAGCTTACCCAAACCGTGAGAGAACTAGAAGAGGCTGTCCTTGCAGGTGGTGCAGCTGCCAATGCTGTGAGAGATTATCAACGGAAAGTTCAAGAAATGAAT gaagaaagaaaaactctTGACCGAGAGTTAGCTCGTGCCAAGGTAACAGCAAACAGAGTAGCTGTAGTGGTTGCAAATGAATGGAAAGATGCTAATGACAAAGTGATGCCTGTGAAACAATGGCTTGAAGAACGACGATTTTTGCAG GGAGAGATGCAACAACTTCGGGACAAGCTTGCTATAACTGAGCGCACTGCAAAGTCTGAAGCACAGTTAAAA gaaaaatatcaattaaggctTAAAGTGCTACAGGATAGTTTGAGAGAAACTTCTAACAGTATTAATCGCGGCACCTCAGAGGGAAGATGTGTTAGCAATGGGCCTTCTCGACGTCAATCCCTAGGGGGATCTGATAACATCTCAAAACTAGCATCTAATGGGTTTTTGAAGAGATCACCGTCCACTCAAATTAGGTCTTCTGTGTCTTCAAGCACAGTTTTGAAGCATGCCAAAGGCACATCTAAATCATTTGATGGTGGCACAAGGTCATTAGAAAGGAGTAAAATTCTTCTAAATGGAAAGCCTCCAAGTTACTCATTCAATCAGTCTTCTGAAGGAACCAAAGACGGGGAGGAAAATGATAAATGGAAAGGAAATTCCGATGATAAACCAAATGACTTACCTACAGTTGATACAGAGGATAGTGTTCCGGGAGTTTTGTATGATTTGCTGCAGAAAGAGGTCTTAGCCTTGAGGAAAGCTGGTCATGAGAAAGATCAAAGCCTAAAAGATAAAGATGATGCCATTGAA ATGCTGGCAAAGAAAGTAGATACATTGACCAAAGCCATGGAAGTTGAGGCAAAGAAGATGAGAAGAGAAGTAGCTTCCATGGAGAAGGAGGTAGCTGCGATGCGTGTGGAAAAAGAACAAGAGAGCAGAGCAAAGCGTTTCAGCAATGTAAAGGGCACTGTGAACAGTGCTCAGCATCAGCTTGTTTCTGGAAg AAATGTGGCACGGGGAGGATTAACACGCAGCACACAATGA
- the LOC114413670 gene encoding dynamin-related protein 1C, whose translation MATMTSLIGLINKIQRACTVLGDHGGEGLSLWEALPSVAVVGGQSSGKSSVLESVVGRDFLPRGSGIVTRRPLVLQLHKTEDGTQEYAEFLHIPRRRFTDFAAVRKEISDETDRITGKTKQISNIPIHLSIYSPNVVNLTLIDLPGLTKVAVEGQQESIVQDIENMVRSYVEKPNCIILAISPANQDIATSDAIKIAREVDPSGERTFGVVTKLDLMDKGTNAVDVLEGRQYRLQHPWVGIVNRSQADINRNVDMIAARRKEREYFETSPEYGHLAHKMGSEYLAKLLSQHLEQVIRQKIPSIIALINKTIDELNAELDRIGRPIAVDSGAQLYTILEMCRAFDKVFREHLDGGRPGGDRIYGVFDHQLPAALKKLPFDRHLSLKNVQRVVTEADGYQPHLIAPEQGYRRLIEGSIGYFKGPAEASVDAVHFVLKELVRKSISETEELKRFPTLSNDIATAANEALEKFREESRKTVLRLVDMESSYLTVEFFRKIHFEPEKNPNGPPNPNRNGPPNMDSYTDNHLRKIGSNVNSYIGMVCDTLKNTIPKAVVHCQVREAKRSLLNHFYVHVGRKEKEKLGAMLDEDPALMERRNQIAKRLELYKQARDDIDSVAWK comes from the exons ATGGCGACGATGACAAGCTTGATCGGTCTCATCAATAAGATCCAACGAGCCTGCACCGTTTTGGGCGATCACGGTGGCGAGGGCTTGTCGCTTTGGGAGGCTCTTCCCTCCGTCGCCGTCGTCGGTGGACAG AGCTCAGGGAAATCGTCGGTGCTAGAAAGTGTGGTCGGAAGAGATTTTCTGCCTCGTGGATCTG GTATTGTTACACGGAGGCCACTAGTGCTGCAACTTCACAAGACGGAAGATGGGACACAGGAGTATGCTGAGTTTCTTCACATACCAAGAAGGAGATTCACCGACTTTG CTGCTGTGAGGAAGGAAATATCGGATGAAACAGATCGTATAACTGGGAAGACAAAGCAAATTTCTAATATTCCAATTCACCTCAGCATTTATTCTCCAAATG TTGTGAACTTAACCCTCATAGATCTTCCTGGGTTAACAAAGGTTGCAGTAG AGGGACAACAGGAGAGTATTGTTCAAGATATTGAAAATATGGTCCGTTCTTATGTTGAGAAG CCAAACTGCATTATCTTAGCTATCTCTCCTGCAAATCAAGATATTGCTACTTCTGATGCCATAAAAATCGCAAGAGAAGTTGACCCTTCAG gtGAAAGAACATTTGGTGTTGTTACCAAACTTGATCTTATGGATAAAGGAACTAATGCAGTTGAC GTTCTCGAGGGAAGGCAATACAGGCTGCAGCATCCATGGGTTGGAATTGTGAACCGTTCACAAGCTGATATTAATAGAAATGTAGACATGATTGCTGCTCGTAGGAAGGAGCGTGAATATTTTGAGACAAGTCCTGAATATGGACATTTGGCACATAAAATGGGCTCAGAATATCTTGCTAAGCTTCTATCCCAG CATTTGGAGCAAGTTATCAGGCAGAAGATACCTAGTATCATTGCCTTAATAAATAAGACTATTGACGAGCTTAATGCAGAGTTGGACCGTATTGGCAGGCCAATTGCTGTGGACTCAGGG GCCCAACTTTACACTATTTTAGAGATGTGTCGTGCATTTGACAAAGTGTTTAGAGAACACCTGGACGGAGG ACGTCCTGGTGGGGACCGGATATATGGAGTTTTTGATCACCAATTACCGGCTGCTTTAAAAAAGCTCCCTTTCGATCGCCATCTTTCCTTAAAAAATGTCCAGAGAGTTGTCACTGAAGCTGATGGGTATCAGCCCCATCTGATTGCTCCAGAGCAGGGTTATAGAAGACTCATTGAAGGGTCTATTGGCTATTTCAAAGGCCCAGCTGAAGCCTCTGTGGATGCT GTCCACTTTGTTTTAAAAGAACTTGTGCGGAAGTCAATTTCAGAAACTGAG GAACTAAAAAGATTTCCGACACTTTCAAATGATATAGCTACTGCTGCAAATGAAGCTCTGGAAAAATTCCGAGAAGAAAGCAGGAAAACAGTTTTACGGTTGGTCGATATGGAGTCTAGCTATTTAACAGTGGAATTTTTCAGGAAGATTCATTTTGAACCAGAAAAGAATCCAAACGGACCACCAAATCCAAATCGGAATGGTCCCCCCAATATGGATAGTTATACTGACAATCACCTGCGCAAAATTG GATCAAATGTAAATTCCTATATCGGTATGGTTTGTGATACACTTAAGAATACTATACCAAAGGCCGTGGTTCATTGTCAAGTTAGAGAGGCTAAGAGATCATTGCTAAACCACTTTTATGTTCATGTTGGGAGGAAGGAG AAGGAGAAATTGGGTGCTATGTTGGACGAAGACCCGGCCCTTATGGAAAGGAGAAATCAAATAGCTAAAAGGCTTGAATTATACAAGCAAGCTAGGGATGATATTGACTCCGTGGCTTGGAAATAA
- the LOC114413671 gene encoding adagio protein 3-like, with protein sequence MAVTKEKEDVRNTGKRLKCMRNEEEEVYEEEESELPLKPGFFFYPTTPTSFVVSDALEPDFPIIYVNKVFEISTGYRADEALGRNCRFLQYRDPRAQRRHPLVDPVVVSEIRRCLEEGVEFQGELLNFRKDGTPLVNRLRLAPIHDDDGTVTHVIGIQLFSEANIDLNRVSYPVFKETCNQDFDKTGKYNPKSGQSLYSQHQEMCGILQLSDEVLAHNILSRLTPRDVASIGSVCRRIRQLTKNEHVRKMVCQNAWGKEVTGTLELMTKKLGWGRLTRELTTLEAVCWRKLTVGGAVEPSRCNFSACAAGNRLVLFGGEGVDMQPMDDTFVLNLDAKNPEWRRVSVKSSPPGRWGHTLSCLNGSWLVVFGGCGRQGLLNDVFVLDLDAQQPTWREVCGGTPPLPRSWHSSCTIEGSKLVVSGGCTDAGVLLSDTYLLDLTTDNPTWREIPTSWAPPSRLGHSLSVYGRTKILMFGGLAKSGHLRLRSGEAYTIDLEDEQPQWRQLEYSAFTGLASQSAVVPPPRLDHVAVSMPCGRIIIFGGSIAGLHSPSQLFLLDPSEEKPSWRILNVPGQPPKFAWGHSTCVVGGTRVLVLGGHTGEEWILNELHELCLASRQDSDL encoded by the exons ATGGCTGTGACAAAAGAGAAAGAGGATGTTCGGAACACTGGGAAGAGATTGAAATGCatgaggaatgaagaagaagaagtttatgaagaagaagagagtgaGCTTCCTTTAAAGCCAGGATTTTTCTTCTACCCAACAACACCCACTTCCTTTGTTGTATCTGATGCTCTTGAACCCGATTTTCCCATCATATATGTCAACAAGGTCTTTGAAATCTCCACTGGATATCGTGCTGACGAGGCCCTCGGTCGCAATTG TCGGTTCTTACAGTATAGAGATCCTCGAGCTCAGAGGAGGCACCCTTTGGTGGATCCTGTTGTTGTGTCTGAGATTAGAAGATGCCTCGAGGAAGGTGTTGAGTTCCAAGGTGAACTTCTGAATTTCAGAAAGGATGGTACTCCTTTGGTGAACAGACTGAGACTTGCGCCAATTCATGACGATGATGGAACTGTGACACATGTGATAGGTATCCAACTCTTTTCTGAGGCAAATATAGATCTGAACCGTGTCTCATATCCAGTCTTCAAAGAGACTTGCAATCAAGATTTTGATAAGACTGGTAAATATAATCCTAAGAGTGGACAATCATTGTACAGTCAGCACCAAGAGATGTGTGGCATTCTTCAGCTTTCTGATGAAGTCTTGGCTCACAACATTTTGTCACGCTTGACACCGAGGGATGTTGCATCCATTGGGTCTGTATGCAGGAGGATCCGTCAATTAACAAAGAACGAGCATGTCAGGAAGATGGTATGTCAAAATGCGTGGGGCAAAGAAGTGACGGGCACATTGGAACTGATGACCAAGAAGTTAGGATGGGGTCGTCTGACTCGGGAACTTACCACTCTCGAAGCTGTTTGTTGGAGAAAACTGACAGTTGGAGGTGCAGTGGAGCCTTCACGCTGCAATTTCAGTGCTTGTGCTGCAGGAAACCGACTTGTATTGTTTGGAGGTGAAGGAGTGGATATGCAACCTATGGATGACACTTTTGTTCTAAATCTTGATGCTAAAAATCCAGAATGGCGCAGGGTTAGTGTGAAATCATCCCCTCCCGGAAGGTGGGGCCACACGCTCTCATGCTTAAATGGTTCTTGGTTGGTGGTTTTTGGTGGGTGTGGTAGGCAGGGATTGCTCAATGATGTGTTTGTGCTTGATTTGGATGCTCAACAGCCAACATGGAGGGAGGTTTGTGGTGGAACACCACCACTTCCTAGATCATGGCATAGCTCTTGCACAATTGAAGGGTCCAAATTGGTTGTCTCCGGCGGGTGCACAGATGCTGGGGTACTTCTTAGTGACACATATTTACTGGACCTCACAACAGATAATCCAACATGGAGAGAAATTCCAACTTCATGGGCTCCTCCTTCTCGGTTGGGGCACTCACTCTCAGTCTATGGGAGGACTAAGATTCTAATGTTTGGAGGACTTGCCAAGAGTGGACACTTGCGGCTACGATCAGGCGAGGCTTATACAATTGACTTAGAAGATGAACAACCACAATGGAGGCAACTAGAATATAGCGCATTCACAGGGTTAGCGAGTCAAAGTGCTGTTGTTCCTCCTCCTAGGCTGGATCATGTTGCTGTCAGCATGCCTTGTGGGAGGATCATTATATTTGGAGGTTCCATTGCTGGTCTTCACTCACCATCTCAGCTCTTTCTGTTGGACCCCTCTGAAGAAAAACCATCCTGGAGGATCCTCAATGTTCCTGGGCAACCGCCGAAATTTGCTTGGGGTCATAGCACTTGTGTGGTTGGAGGGACAAGGGTGTTGGTGTTGGGTGGACACACTGGGGAGGAATGGATACTGAATGAGTTGCATGAGTTATGCTTGGCAAGTCGACAGGACTCTGACCTGTGA